gaatggctccaaaggggaggggctgcttgcacattgtgaagaggctcccttcaaaacttagtgttttgcccccccccagctatgccactgtttccagCATGAGCTGGAATTCCCTTGTCTGGCAGTCAGTAGAAGTCAAGGGGGAAAAATGTGCAACTTCTTTTATCTGTAAAACCGGAGCATGATTTTAAGTGACACAGCAAAGTGAGGACCAAGTCACCTCTCAGAATGGTGGAGAGATGTGCCTGTCTCAATTCTATGCATTACCAAGTGCAAAGACTTAGAGGGAACATACCACAGAGGCTGGACTTCCCAgggatttttctttaaaaaaaaaaaatctgtttattcATCTTACATCTGataaataactttttttcttccaaaaaataCTTCCCTTCAAGTTTCATATTAGTGTCACTTCATGTAGCAATTAGAAAGTACAAAACAGCTCcacccccttctccccacccccacccccagagacAGGTACAAAAATAACTCTGTGAGAAAGTTCTAAAAATACAATTATTTGAAATGAATCGTGAAGGTGTCGGACTTCAGTTTAGTGAACACCTGGAACCAAGCGAAGAGAAGGCACACGCTGGTGGaagagaaggggaaaggcagctTGGAAGGAGAGGCCATTTGCAAATGGGGCAAAGACGCCTTGGTTCTGCCTGGAAGTAGCTGCACACCAGGTGGAAATCACACAGGTAAAACTGTCCCCACCATGGTACGTCCATGCTGGTAATGCTGTACCTCTTGCATTTCCGCCTGTTAAAGGCACAACTGAACAATGGAGCAGCGGTTTCTGCAAAAGGTGTTTTTGTGGCATTCCCTAAATTTTCAGGTATCTCTAGGGGGAACAGTCGGGGTTCAGCGGCAGAGGTGAATGCAGGATGGCTTTGCATGCAGGGTGCTCTGTGTTCAAGACCTGCAGGCACCAATCCTGGACAGTTAGTGTTGTCAATGCTCTCCCTGCACTAGGGAGACCAGTGGGAGCAAGGAGTGGGTCTCAGTGGCCATTCCTCACTCCCTATGCCACCAGGGggatgtgttgggggggggggatgtgttggGTGCATTCCTGGCTCATCAAGGAAAGGAGGGGATAGCTCAGTTGTGGGGCACTTGCATTCCTCACAGAAggttccaggtagggctggggaaggcCTCTGTCTGAAACCCAGAATTGCAGCTACTAGTCAAGAGCGTGACCGTCCTCAGATGGAGCAAGAGTCTCACTTGGTATCGTGCAGGTTCACCTGTTGCTGGCATCTCACACTAGTGAACGGCTAGAAGTAATCAGTCACCATGCTGCTGCACTGAAACTCTGTCTTCCTTGCAATGAAGAAAGAACCTTCTCTCCACTCCTACTTCCGCTGAGAAAAACAACTGGACCACGTTGGGACTCCAGTGTGGAGCAATTAATGTCTTATGGCTCTTTGTTTCCCTCTATTGATTTATCCAAGTTGCAACTTTAGAGTCTCCCTGATCCTTTTACTGGCCTCTCTCTCTGGACGCTGTGGAAGGACTTCCACTCTCATTCCTCTGTTTTCTTTATAAAAGAAAGCAACAACCACGGTGTTTTTGGTTGTGGAGACGCTTGCAATGTGGTTGCCGGCAAAAAGCTTTGGGGCCTCAGAAATGCATGTCCCGTCCACAAGCTCAGACAGGCCACAGCCATCACACTCAACAGACCACTGCGTCCTCAGACAAACTTTGTCTTCAGGGGCAACCCAACTTCATTTCCACAGGTTGGGGGCATCTGAGGTTGGAAGGGCAGTTTGACGAGTGGATTCAGGCAAAGCCTTCATAGAACAGAGCACCACCCAGTTCCCTCCCGTTCCTTCCCCCCCTTGTCCAGGCAGCCATCTTGGTTGCATGACCCACAGCAAtgtgaggagaggaggaggagaggcaggccAATGCCACAAGACCGGCTGCCTGGGCGCCCTGCTAAGTCTCCTCGTCCCACAGGCAGAGCTGCTTCTGGGGGACATAGTAGTCGAAGCTGTAGCCCTTCTGACAGCTCCGGATGCCACACTTGTATGAGGAGATCTTCCCGGTGGCGTCACGGCTCTTGCAGTACTTGAGCATGCAGGGATACCACTCGATGCTCAGGGTGTAGCTGCAGATGCAGGGCTTCCAGCGGTCCGAGCACAGCCGGCAGCGTTGCAAGTCGGGCAGGTCAGCGGACTGGGGCAGGACCTCGAACATGGAACCATCCACCcctgcaggaaagaaaagcaggaaaGAAATCACCCTCCTGAACTTCTGCTCCCCCCATTCTGCTGTCCTCAAGGCCAAAGTAGGTGTGATGGCAAAGGTGCCACCATCTTTCCAAACAGTGGTCTTTTCCTGTTCAACCTAGAGTTGCCAGCGATTGAACCCTGGACCTTCAGCATGGAGAGCTAGTGCTGTCACTGAGCTAATGCCTCTTCCGTTTAGGATTATACATGGGATGCATGGGAAATCATGTATGGGATGGATAGAGcagacagagggatgttcttttccctctcgcacaacaccagaaccaggggacgtccactaaaactgagtgccaGGCATGTTAGACAAAAGCAAATTTTTCTTTGCCCAGTATGTAATTAAaccatggaactccttgcacatgaagtggtgatggcatctcgttTGGATGCCTAGAAAGGAAActgacagattgatggaggaaaagtccttcacaggttacaagccaagatgagTTTGAGTAAccccctggttctagaagtagactATCTCTGATAGgtgggtgcaagggagtggcaacaagatacaggcatcttgttgtcttgtgtgcttcatgAGGCATGTGGCGGgtcaccatgagatacaggaagctggactagattggtctgatccagtggggcttttcttatgattCTCAGACAAGCAGAGTTTGAGGAAACCTCTGAATGAGTCACTGAAGAGGAGCCGGTTCTGCTGCTCCTTGGGTCTTGCCTAGCTCAGTCCTCCAGCAGACCCTGTGGAACCAGCACCTCTAATGGAAAACTCCTGGGGCTGAAGACAGTAGATTAAGAACAGGCAAGAACCCTTATGTACGTGATTATCTGTTAACATTAGCGATCAGCGCACTCCCTCCACTTTCTCCATGCACATTGTTCTGACATTCCAAAATCCATTGTGTCCCCCCTATCTGAATTCCAGCCAGAATGGTGCCTTTTCTGAACACTGCTGACAAGTTATGCTGATGTATCCTTGAACGAATAATGAAAGAAgaagagtgggaggggcaatTCACCATTTCAGTTCTTGTAGAAAgaaatttgaaataaataaaaatggagcagatttatttaaaaaaaccatatgtatttttttaaaatggaaaataaatcaGGGACCAgctccaaaaataaataaaaatggaaaagatttaaaaaaatgaaagcaattattatttttttttttaagtttgaagACAACGTCCAGAAAATTCTGGAAGAGTTAAGAGACTTCAACATTTTAAGGTATACTCCAGTAAAGTAGACCCCCAATCGTGCAGGGAGGATCTGAAACAGGCAGATTCCATAAGCACCCCTAGTTAATTCCACCCCCTGCTACGTCCTGTTGTAAGAGAAGCGGTAGGGACCTTTCTCCATCCAGAACTTCACATCCTCCTCCCGGGTGTAGATGGCCTCCTTGGCCTCAGAGCAGACATTGTGAATGTGGGAGCTGAGCTGAGCCCCTTTGCTGAAGTTGACGGCAACGTCCATGCTGAGATGCTCCAAGGCGCGCACCTCCTCGGCCTGCCTCACCGTCCGTGGGTTTTTCTGGCAAGGAAGAAAACAGCAGGAAGGTCTTAAAAGGAGCTGTGCTGGTTTTGCTTGTGTCTGCATGGTTTTTAAATCCAATGGCTAGAAGTGTTCATAAacggttttattttattttgcaaattttgttttttcctccaaggaggaAATGAGCAGAAAgcagttttatgtgtttttattccaagggcgcatttttattaattaaaattgctttaaaagtgtccTAGGTAGGAGCTATAGGTGGTATAGTGACAGCAGATGAACctacagtcattacccatgcattccttcctctctctctccccccccccccaaattaaataATACATAAATTCCAAATAAACCTTTTTCAGATGTTGGGGTTTTGTTtcattacaaaaatgagaagtgcagaaagtggtgttatggaTTTTTATATCATTatcaactctctctctccctccacacacacacacacacacacacacaggttaattttgtattttttaatgcaAATATTGATCTTGATAAGTATTCTGTAGAAGCATTCATCATATCTGCTGAggaccgaaagtgatgtcattagaccgaaagtgatgtcattaaacaggtcataaccaaaaatatgttATGTATAACAAATaggtttttctcacttagctgcaaatgacagaagagaaaacatgcaaatcttgaccatatttcaagataagggacagcccaattttcatgtggactgccctttcagcagtaacatctcagcactgctcagaagccgagagcctgagggccggataaaaagctttcgagggctgcatctggcccccggggccttatgtctgacacccctgcatCAGATGCTCTCCCCAACCTGTGCCAGGAAGCTACTTGTGCTGGGAAGTATCCATCTCACCTGTCGCAGTTTAGCCATGGACTCGCTGGGGATGATTTCGTTGCGGTGAAGCCGAGTAACAAAGCAAAGTGCTTGGAACTGGCTCTGGCCCCTCTCCAGTTCACCGAGGATCAGAGCACGGAAAATCTTCACCTCCTAGGAGGAAAGAGAAAATCAGCAGGGCTTCTCAGCTTCAGTCTGATACAAGCACAGAAGAATGTCATGTAGAGAGTACTGTTCTCCACTTCAAACACTTTTCTCAGCGCAGAGGTGGGGCGATGGAAAATGCTCTGCCTCTTGAATGCCGACCTAACACACAGCCATTCAAGGACATTCCAGGAAAACATGGTGGCCATTTCACACTCCCAAGATGGTGtcatcagaggcatcactaggtttgCGTCATCTGATGTACCCGAGAAATCACCTGACAAATTTCAGCCTGCAATTTCAGGCTGCTGTTGAAGGCACTGAAGCAGGCCAGTCAAACAGCGGCAAACTCTACCTCCAAAATGCATTACCGCCTACTCACTCTCCAAAACGCATTTGTTATGAATCTGTTGTTGAAAGCAAAGATGCAAAGAAAGACGGAAAACTCTCTGGCCTATTGATAGAGCTGCTCCCTGGTCCATCCTCAAGGTGAATCACATTGCATTAGACCACAGAAAAATGACCCCAaaaaagggttttataaaaatCCATACCATGTCATGAAATATGGGGTTAAACCTGGCCCCTTTGTAGGATGACAGCGTGCAGCTGTTCTCCGCCTAGACTCAGCTCTCGAAGAAAATTCCAGCTGGAGAGACTCTCATTAAGTCCagatctccacccccccccatacGAAGTTGACGGAGTTATTAATGGTGTGAACAGGAGGCCCAGTACGCCTTCCTGTTGTTGAAACTCAACCTGTCCTGCCAAGCCCTGGCTGAAGTGAGACcagaaaatgtgggggggggggggagagagagagaaagagacgcAGATGAAGAAGGGCAAGAACCAAGGAAAGCAAATCTAAGATTCAATTTATGCAGGAGTTGCACCAATGAAGGATAGGCAAAAGAAGAAGCTTTACTTGTTAGTAAGATGCTCTATAATGTAGAGTCCAGGGATTCTCAGTCTGGGGATTCGAAGCTGGGATTCTGCTGAATGCATCAATGACACTGAAATAGCTTCTTTCAGAGTCTACATATCCACGTGGCCATATGGAGCAACGAACTAGCCCCATATTTTCCGTCCTGGGCTGTCACTAAGGGGCAttttagctcccccccccacctcttccaCAAAGGCCTCAGGTGTCAAgactctgtcctcctcccactcAGCCTTCAGAACTGAGGACTAACTGCTGAATTATATCATTTAAATGGGGGGAAGCAACACTCTTGCACCTTCATCCCAGCAGCCACAGGGGCACCCTGAAATCAGCACTGGGCACCTGTGAAGTTACTCAAATTAAGCTGCCAAGATGCCTTCCACACCCCATCTTAGGGCAGATTGTTAAGGTCATTAGAAAACTGGTCTTTGGGGCTTGGTCACCTGCccaagctttttcttttttgccctcCCTTTGCCCCACTTGTGCATTGCTTTGCATTAGTGGCACAGCCAGAGAGGGTGCAAGGCGCTAAATTTGCAGGAAGCCTCGCCACAGCATACAAGgggccctcccccttcccttccaagccattccaggccacaggagcaaaacagaggctgctTCACATCTAGCATGGTGCTAAGCACTCTAAACAACTCAACAGCCTGGTGCTCAGGACTCCGTGGCATTTTGTTTAGCCCTAAGAATGgtacgtgctggaatccctagcatgtatgcactgctgaaacagacacctgtgttggctcagtcatgttgtgagaatggatgatggccggatcccaaaggatctcctctatggagaattcgtgcaaggaaagcgccctacaggtagaccacagctgcaatacaaggacatctgcaagagggatctgaaggccttaggagtggacctcaacaaatgggaaaccctggcctctgagcagcccgcttggaggcaggctgtgcagcatggcctttcccagtttgaagagacacttggccaacagtctgaggcaaagaggcaaagaaggaaggtccatagccagggagacagaccagggacagactgcacttgctcccagtgtggaagggattgtcactcccgaattggccttttcagccacactagatgctgttccagaaccacctttcagagcgagataccagagtctttcgagactgaaggttgccaacaaaagaaTGATATTTAAGAGACTGTGGTTTTCAGGATCCGCCCACCCCACGCCCCCAATGGATCAACATGGTCACCTACAATTTCTGTGCAAGGAGTTATGAAACCCTTGCTCTCTTGCTCCGTTTATTGCTTCTCCCATTGTAGAAAATTTAGACTGTAAACCCCTTGGGGCAGTGACTCTGCAAAAACTACATTTACTCTGCAAAGCAGCATGGACAATATTAGTACTCTAATACATGAATATATTTTAAAGtttgttctttctctttctctctctctctactacAGGGTCATATAGCTTGGGTCAGTGTACAGGATTCCCCTGATTTACCTACCCTCTAGGTAGGCTGGGCTGAAAGAAAGGGTGACTGCCTCAGAGTCACCCAGTTGCCACCaactaagaacataacataagaacagccccactggatcaggccataggcccatctagtccaacttcctgtatctcccagcggcccaccaaatgccccagggagcacaccagataacaactacatcctggtgccttcccttgcatccgacatagcccatttctaaaatcaggaggttgcacatacacatcatggcttgtaacccgtaatggatttttcctccagaaacttgtccaatccccttttaaaggtgtccaggccagacgccagacTGGACTTGCTCCTGAATAAATATGGTTAGGGCTGGACAACAAAGACAGTTTCAAGAAGGAAAAGCTGGACCTTTGGAAATTGATGCTTTCCCCTAACTCTGGTGCAGCCATAGCATGACCGTTAATCCTGGTTCAGCTGCTCTCCCCTCTAGATCTCTGCAGCATTCTAGGCACCTGGCTCTTGAAGCCCAGGATGGAAAATGTGTCCACTCGGAGCTGACTGAACCTCTCCTGGGATGCTCTCTGAGGTCCATCCACTGCTTTCCGCTACTgactcactgcctgccctcccacaaGCAGGACGGTCGGGCCAGGGAACAGAGGAAACCACTGGACAGCTGACAGCACAGCTGCAAGCTCAGCCTGGGGATTCTAACTGGGATTCTGCTGGATGCTTCAGTGCCATTGAAACAGAATGTGGTAAACAGGGAGGGTGAGGGGCTCTAAGCACACACCACCCAGCTTCTTGCAGAAAAAGCACGAGGCTTTCTTCAGGCCAGGCTGCAACCTGGGAGGAGAGGGGATGCAGCAGTTGCTTCCTAAGGAACGAGTGTGTTGCACGCCTTTTTGCCCCTGAAGGCAGTACCGGTAGAGCATGACATGGGAGGAGGGCATCGCTATACAGGCTGGCACTGCCTAAATCAACATGCAaggccagtggcataactagagggggtgcaaagcactaagttttgcagggagccccactacGGCATGCAAGggtccccttccccttcagagcctggaaaatgcctccattttgctccccacatctggaatggctccaaaggggagtgggtgaggctgcttgcatgctgcagtaaggctccctgcaaaacttagtgcttggcaccccctctagctatgccactgtccaggCAATTTTTAGCCGCCGTAGACATGCACACTGTGCAATGGAGAGTTTTTGAAATTCTTTAGTGGGGCTCCCCATAGAAGTGGCAGGTTCTCACTGTTTGCTCTCTGATTCACTGTGAAGCaggccttctccccccccccttcccacccatgcaAAACAAGCCACCCTAATTCAATCTGACAAACAACAGAGGCTATGAACTCTGGGCGCACAGACACAGCATTTAGCAATCTCATGCACACAGAAAGTATGAGGTTAAATCAAGGTCACCAGGTCAGGAACAGTCAATGGAAAAACCAGCATACTGACAGGTCTACCTTCCAGAGATCTTTTTCACATTGCCCCTTTGCCCTGGAACCCGTGTGgcttgcaaaggattctgggctGTGTGCCAAGGCGGATGCTCAGTTCTTCCATACAAACTTGCCTGAGTACTAAAGATGGGTCCCAGAGGCTCTTCTCTTGCCCACCCCAGCTTTGGAGGAGGAACACAtgacaatgagagagagagagagagagagagaaggccttCATGCCACCTGAATTAACATATGGAACTTGCTGCCACTAGAGGTGGCAATGGCCTCTTTCTCAGTTGGCTTAGAAGAGGATTCAACAAGTTGCCTTGCTatgcttgtgggctttctggaACCTTCTGGTTGACTACTGGGGCAGGCAGGACGGATGCTGGACTTGAAATCACTGCTGTTCTGTGCAAACAAAAAACACGCTCTTTTCTCTAGCTCTGTATGCCTGGCAAGGGGGAGGTTGCCTGCCAGTTCCTCATTCCTGATCTTCTCTTTGCAGACTTCCTCGTCAGCTTCCCAGGAATTCTAGAGTTCCCCAATACACAGTTTGAAAATCCGGGCAGTAGATGGAAGGTGCACAGGTGACACTCCGGTTTTGGGGCCTCCCAAACCTATGTGCTGGAGCTGCGCCTCTTGGTCCTGGCACCAGGCCAGCTGGCTGCCTCATCCCCTGGCAAGCCCCTTCAATGGGGTCCCTCTGCAACCCTTGCGAGTTCGTTCCCAGCTCACCAGCAAGCATACAAACCAGCAGTGTCATTGAGTCTGTCTAAATATTTATCTACTCTCTTGGCGTGCCGGGAGATTTATAGGCTGCAGGCTGCACTCGCCCCATGACTGGTGCAGGAAAAAATTGGGAGGCCTCCCTATGTGTTTCAGGCCACTGGCAGCTTCATTCCATGGTGGAAGACTGCAgagaggagaaaagcaggatgCCTCAAGCTAGCTTAAAGGGGGGAAGGATGGGAGCAGAAGGAGATGCTTAGGGGAGGAGACGAGGTTGAGAAACTTACTTGCTTCTTGATGCTTAGAAATACTAGGATAAGGTACTACTAGTACATATTTCCCTGGCACACCCCTGCATGAATTAACACATTGACATGCTCCCTGCAAGATGCAGAAGAGTCAATCCAGACGCTTTTCTGCTTGACACATGGGTAGACCATTGAACTGCAATCATTTCATATCTCAGGAGCTGCATGTGTGTTTTGTACTTGGGGTTCCATTACAAGccgagctggtggaggaagaaggacaatttgtcactacaggtagttgccctagaaacagaaccacaggaccctgaagagtctcccagaagcgaTATCACCAGAGAccaagaccatagaggtcagtgagcCATGAGAAGCGGGTCTAGAGAAACTGCCCCAAGTAATGGTCCCACTGGTGTCAATGGAAGTTGCCCTCTGAGAGCATACGGCATCTACAGGGGACCTGACTATGCTCAGTTTGATGCCTGCCTCTCCACCAGTCCAGAATGTTGCTTCTGTTTTGGGGAGAGGGAACTACAATCCAAAGAACATCCACTCAAACAACACACAAATTGTAATATGTCCTTTGGTCCTAACTAtcatgactctccccccccccccaacacaacttgggaactgtagttcagaAAGGAATGGAGAACATGCATTACAAGTCCCTGCTCTCACTGCCCAAACAGAATTCAGACACGACACACCTCAGCATAGGGGCACACGCTGGAACGCACAACCACCACCACCGTTCATGGAAAAGCTCAGCTTTGAGGGATGGCTAAAAAACCAGCCTTGTGAATTTCTATTGACCTTCCCTGATGGAGAAAACTCTGGTTCTTAGAAAAGGCAATTAAAAGCATGCATGCAAcaaggaacaaatgtgtacactgtgggctgggcaaaaaatgggttaatcagtAAAGATGGAAGGGATCCAGTTGCTCATTTTCAAATAAAAGTGAGTGGCTTTTCCTCTCTACTCCCTTCCTGAACTTCCTGCCAGAAAGATCCTGGTGAATCACCCCTGAGTCAGGTTCTTGGCCAAGAGAGAAACAGACACACTGAGCAGCACTGGAGAACTTCCACGGAACTTCCCGATACAGGGACAAGTCCCAGCGCGTCATCAGCACCCACACAGATGTTCTGACCAGCGCTGATCTCTCAGGGATACTCCACATTAATCGCTCTGAAGGACGTTGGGAAATCCTGCTTAGGAAAGTGATTCAGGGGCAGAAGTGATGCAAGGTGCAGGgaccggggtggggggtgggagagggccgTGAGTGCCTTCTCAAGTTTCCGGAATTGGCCACAGACTACGGAGCATGCAAAACTGTTAGGCCAAATCTAAGCCCCATGTAACAGGAGCGCTGCTGTGAGTGGG
The sequence above is a segment of the Tiliqua scincoides isolate rTilSci1 chromosome 11, rTilSci1.hap2, whole genome shotgun sequence genome. Coding sequences within it:
- the OAF gene encoding out at first protein homolog; this encodes MRCWGAGGGGGGLPALVPLLLLPALLGAPSELRVRVRLPDGQVTEESLQADSGADCATLELRKGDGSLITLTADFRQEVKIFRALILGELERGQSQFQALCFVTRLHRNEIIPSESMAKLRQKNPRTVRQAEEVRALEHLSMDVAVNFSKGAQLSSHIHNVCSEAKEAIYTREEDVKFWMEKGVDGSMFEVLPQSADLPDLQRCRLCSDRWKPCICSYTLSIEWYPCMLKYCKSRDATGKISSYKCGIRSCQKGYSFDYYVPQKQLCLWDEET